GCTGCAACGCCACGCGCAACCTGGAGATCGACCACGTCGAACCCTTCGCGCTCGGTGGCTCGCACGAAGCCGAGAACCTCCGTGTCCTCTGCGCGGCGCACAACCGGCGGGCCGCCGAACGGGTCTTCGGGACGCGTCCGCGG
The Candidatus Krumholzibacteriia bacterium genome window above contains:
- a CDS encoding HNH endonuclease signature motif containing protein → MDHVEPFALGGSHEAENLRVLCAAHNRRAAERVFGTRPRWKSWRDCC